GAGAAGTTTTACCAAAACACATCATATAATGCTGTTTTTACATCATATGCAACAAATGTTGAAAGAGATGGAACAGGAATAGATTTAGCATATCAGGCAGCTGAGGAAATTCGCAGCAGATTAATTTTGTATTTTACACGGAAGTAGGTTCTATGTATCATATGTCTCAAAAGTAAAATATTTGTATTTTAGAATATTTTTAAGTTAAAATTAATAAGAGAATAAGATTTTTGAGGGAAGAGAGCTAATCCTATTTTAAAAAATCTTGTAATTTATAGTTTAAAAGAACTAAATAGATTATTTTACTTATTTATACATAGCACCTAAACTTATGAAATTTTATTTTTCACAAATTAAGCGGTTATTTGAACTAATAACAGCTGGAAAAATTAAAGCTCTTTTACTATATGGTCCTGATAAAGGTTATATAGAGAAAATTTGTAAGCACTTAGTAGAAAGCTTAAATATGCTAAAAACTTCTATAGAATATACAGAACCTAATATTGCATCTTTAGAAATATTGCTTAATTCATCTAATTTTTTTGGTCAAAAAGAATTAATTAAAGTTAGATCAGTCGGTAATTCAATCGATCAAAATTTAAAAACAATTCTAAGCAGTGATTATATAAATTTTCCTGTATTTATAGGTGGAGAAATTACTTCTAGTTCAAGCTTCAGAAAATTTTTTGAAACGGAAGAATATTTGGCGGCAGTTGCTTGTTATCATGACGATGAAGCAAAAGTTGAAAGAATTATTTTAGATAAAGTAGGAAAAACCAATAAAACTATAAGTAAAGAAGCTAATGCTTATTTAAAAGCTCACCTAAAAGGTGATCACTATCTAGTTTGTAATGAAATAAATAAGTTGATATATTTTGTTCATGATCGAAAAGAAATTACTTTAAACGATGTTCTAGAAGTGATAAGTAGCGAAGTTACGGCCAACGGCAGTGATTTAGCAATGTATTTTTTAAAAAAAGATTATAGTAATTTTTTGCGAGAGCTGGATATTTTAAAAACACAAAATATCAATGAAGTTTTAATTATCAGAGCCTTAATAAGGCATTACTTAAATTTATATATAGTGTTATCGAAAGTAAAAAACGGTGAACGTTTGGAATCCGCAATAAAGTCATTATCACCACCGATTTTTTATCAGTATATTAATGATTTTATAAAAATAGCAAGTAGTCTTAGCATAGCTGAATGTTTAGAGACTTTAAAACTGCTGCAGCAAGCAGAGGTAGAATATAAGCTAAACCCTGCTAGTTTTGATTTACTGCAAAAAATTTATACTCGATGAACTTTCAAAATTAGCTACGTCAACTTACAAATACTGTGGTACTTAATTATATATTGCTCTGCTCCTAGTTTTGTGGGTTCTTTGCTCTTTTTGAAGTTGATCTTCGTACATACTTTATTAGAAGTACATTATATGCCAAGACCTGATTTTTCTGACCCTAACAAACAAATGCATGAAATTATTAGAGTAAATCATGCTGGAGAGTATGGTGCAACAAGAATTTATCAAGGGCAGCTAAAATATATTAAATCTCAAAATGATTATAATTTGATTAAAGAAATGCTTGATCACGAAGAGATACATTTAAATTTTTTTGAAAGAAAATTACTAGAAAGAAAAGTAAGACCCACGGTTTTATTATTTTTTTGGCATTACTACGGATTTTTACTTGGTGCTTTATCTTCCTTAATGGGAATAAAAACGGCGATGCT
The sequence above is a segment of the Rickettsia sp. Oklahoma-10 genome. Coding sequences within it:
- a CDS encoding demethoxyubiquinone hydroxylase family protein, which codes for MPRPDFSDPNKQMHEIIRVNHAGEYGATRIYQGQLKYIKSQNDYNLIKEMLDHEEIHLNFFERKLLERKVRPTVLLFFWHYYGFLLGALSSLMGIKTAMLITESVEEVIEKHYEQQINYWHGLGCEQELLDNLIKFQLDEIEHKNIAIMHDSTKAIFAEISSKIVKIICRISIILSKKI
- the holA gene encoding DNA polymerase III subunit delta, producing the protein MKFYFSQIKRLFELITAGKIKALLLYGPDKGYIEKICKHLVESLNMLKTSIEYTEPNIASLEILLNSSNFFGQKELIKVRSVGNSIDQNLKTILSSDYINFPVFIGGEITSSSSFRKFFETEEYLAAVACYHDDEAKVERIILDKVGKTNKTISKEANAYLKAHLKGDHYLVCNEINKLIYFVHDRKEITLNDVLEVISSEVTANGSDLAMYFLKKDYSNFLRELDILKTQNINEVLIIRALIRHYLNLYIVLSKVKNGERLESAIKSLSPPIFYQYINDFIKIASSLSIAECLETLKLLQQAEVEYKLNPASFDLLQKIYTR